One Rosa chinensis cultivar Old Blush chromosome 5, RchiOBHm-V2, whole genome shotgun sequence genomic region harbors:
- the LOC112168477 gene encoding uncharacterized protein LOC112168477: protein MHTQPSVDDTHINMDKDADEVTADVTPNPSMRHQRRKAMKEAIRRKGKTKEIIAINQKELSAKEKRDEEFVQHLQDQQQQLEYIRLQMDMQNEAFKIQEREDRIMEREERIMEMDTSKMTPTKKKYWQRKQKKIAEREDDDSGRSNFQTHFLGYPQPHFTGGYHPQPPFAGAFTQSPLTGRLQQPHFTGGYYPQPHFIGAFPQPPLTGGFPPPTLTGGYYPQPPFLPQPHLSHFSTDESTNLNPNDDHSSTN, encoded by the coding sequence ATGCACACACAACCATCTGTTGATGATACTCACATCAATATGGACAAAGATGCAGATGAGGTAACTGCTGATGTAACTCCAAATCCTTCGATGAGGCATCAAAGAAGGAAGGCTATGAAAGAAGCTATTCGAAGAAAAGGAAAGACCAAGGAGATTATAGCTATCAACCAAAAAGAACTGTCGGCCAAGGAAAAACGCGATGAGGAATTTGTTCAACATCTGCAagaccaacaacaacaactagaGTATATACGCTTGCAAATGGATATGCAAAATGAGGCATTTAAAATTCAAGAGAGGGAAGACCGAATTATGGAGAGGGAAGAGCGAATTATGGAGATGGATACAAGTAAAATGACACCAACCAAAAAGAAATATTGgcaaagaaagcaaaagaagatagcagagagagaagatgatgaTAGCGGTAGGTCAAACTTTCAAACACATTTTCTTGGATACCCACAACCACATTTCACCGGTGGTTACCATCCACAACCACCTTTTGCCGGTGCATTCACACAATCACCTTTAACCGGTAGACTCCAACAACCACATTTCACCGGTGGTTACTATCCACAGCCACATTTCATCGGTGCATTCCCACAGCCACCTTTaaccggtggattcccaccaCCAACTTTAACCGGTGGttactatccgcaaccaccttTCCTTCCTCAACCCCACCTTTCACATTTCTCTACGGATGAATCCACCAACTTGAACCCAAATGATGACCATTCGAGCACAAATTGA